Proteins from one Nicotiana tabacum cultivar K326 chromosome 23, ASM71507v2, whole genome shotgun sequence genomic window:
- the LOC107798499 gene encoding long chain base biosynthesis protein 1, producing MDSAVSVLTNMVRVTSDWVTSAFEVPFARAVIFEVNIGGHLFVEGLLLVVIVFLMSQKSYKPPKRPLTKKEIDELCEEWAPEPLIPSITDEMKHEPPVLESAAGPHTIVNGKDVVNFTSANYLGLLGSKELLETCTSALEKYGVGSCGPRGFYGTIDVHLDCEARIAKFLGTPDSILYSYGLSTMFSAIPAFCKKGDVVIADEGVHWGIQNGLQLSRSTIIYFKHNNMESLRSTLEKVTQENKQAKKLRRYIVVEAVYQNSGKVAPLDEIIKLKEKYRFRVLLDESNSIGVLGSSGRGLTEHCKVPADKIDIITAAMGHALATEGGFCTGNARVIDHQRLSSSGYVFSASLPPYLASAAIKAIDIVEEKPELLVKLRQNIATLTKGLSDIKGLDIVSDPLSPIIFLTLKKSTGSSKGDLQMLEDIADHVLKEDSVFIVTSKRSTLDKCKLPVGIRLFVSAAHSEADLVKASESLKRAAESLLPVRD from the exons ATGGATTCAGCAGTTTCTGTACTGACAAATATGGTGAGAGTTACATCTGATTGGGTGACATCAGCCTTTGAGGTTCCATTCGCAAGAGCTGTGATATTTGAGGTTAACATTGGAG GACATCTATTTGTGGAAGGTCTTCTCCTGGTGGTCATTGTCTTTCTAATGTCTCAGAAGAGTTACAAACCACCTAAAAGACCATTGACAAAGAAG GAAATTGATGAGTTATGTGAAGAATGGGCCCCAGAACCACTTATCCCTTCCATCACTGATGAGATGAAACATGAACCTCCGGTTTTGGAAAG TGCTGCAGGGCCTCATACTATAGTTAATGGGAAAGACGTAGTGAACTTCACTTCGGCGAATTACCTTGGATTATTAGGAAGCAAAGAATTACTA GAGACTTGTACTTCAGCTCTAGAGAAGTATGGTGTAGGTTCTTGTGGTCCCCGGGGATTCTATGGCACAATTG ATGTCCACCTTGATTGTGAGGCTAGAATAGCGAAGTTTCTGGGAACTCCAGATTCCATACTCTACTCGTATGGACTTTCTACAATGTTCAGTGCAATTCCAGCTTTTTGCAAAAAGGGAGATGTTGTTATCGC GGATGAAGGTGTCCACTGGGGAATCCAGAATGGCCTTCAGCTCTCTAGAAGTACCATCATATACTTTAAGCATAACAATATGGAGTCGTTGCGAAGTACTTTGGAGAAAGTAACCCAAGAAAACAAACAAGCTAAGAAGCTTAGGCGCTATATCGTTGTTGAAGCTGTGTATCAG AATTCTGGCAAAGTAGCTCCATTAGATGAAATCATCAAGCTGAAGGAAAAATATCGATTCCGTGTATTGTTGGATGAGAGCAATTCCATTGGTGTGCTTGGCAGTTCTGGTAGAGGTCTAACTGAACATTGTAAAGTTCCG GCTGACAAGATAGATATAATAACTGCGGCAATGGGACATGCATTGGCCACAGAAGGCGGCTTTTGCACTGGGAATGCTAGAGTCATTGATCACCAG CGCCTCAGTAGTTCTGGTTATGTCTTCTCTGCTTCACTGCCTCCTTACTTAGCAAGTGCTGCGATTAAGGCTATTGATATCGTGGAAGAAAAACCTGAACTTCTTGTCAAACTGAGGCAAAATATTGCTACGTTGACTAAAG GTCTATCGGATATAAAAGGCTTAGATATAGTAAGTGATCCGCTCTCCCCGATTATATTCCTTACATTAAAGAAGTCCACTGGTTCTTCAAAGGGTGATCTACAAATGCTTGAAGATATAGCTGATCAT GTCTTGAAGGAAGATTCTGTCTTTATTGTTACTTCAAAGAGGTCAACTCTTGATAAATGTAAGCTGCCAGTTGGAATTAGATTATTTGTGTCGGCAGCTCATTCAGAAGCCGATCTGGTGAAAGCCAGTGAATCATTGAAAAGAGCAGCAGAATCGCTATTGCCAGTTCGCGATTGA